A genomic stretch from Antarcticibacterium flavum includes:
- a CDS encoding DUF3667 domain-containing protein — protein MKKFRTALKYRGTECLNCGHSLDRSEKYCSNCGQLNSTKKLAFDDFFNEFFAGVFAYDSRVRRTFKALMFSPGKVSRDYIQGKRMRYANPFRFYLSASILFFLIWSLTSGFDGFDTGNQAREVKELSPEEIGELRGNLQKVPALNDSPLNVDTLLARQQRQGTESYRDKYYTGEELDSMGFFNSISSKLILYDAFYKETEIIRPGVAMDSLGHVPTAYNRWLYNKATDFNDFKKNPEVFLNYFINKLPFIIFFFLPLFALFIWLLYIRRPFNYMEHLIFTFHVQTTFFIIIGISLIFDYILDTDMVSGLMLAAFLFYLYKAMRRFYLQGGFKTIVKFILLNFIFLILAFVAAIFSFIASFAIY, from the coding sequence ATGAAAAAGTTCAGGACTGCTTTAAAGTACAGGGGCACAGAGTGCTTAAACTGTGGCCATTCCCTGGATCGCAGTGAAAAATACTGCTCCAATTGCGGGCAATTGAATTCCACTAAAAAACTGGCGTTTGATGATTTTTTCAATGAGTTCTTCGCCGGGGTTTTCGCATATGATTCCCGGGTGAGGCGCACCTTTAAAGCATTGATGTTCTCCCCGGGGAAGGTCTCAAGGGATTATATACAGGGAAAAAGAATGCGGTATGCCAACCCCTTTCGCTTTTATTTGAGCGCATCTATCTTATTCTTCCTTATCTGGAGTTTAACAAGCGGCTTTGATGGATTTGATACAGGAAATCAAGCAAGAGAGGTAAAAGAGCTTAGCCCGGAGGAAATTGGGGAACTAAGGGGTAATCTTCAGAAAGTACCGGCACTTAATGATTCCCCTTTAAATGTAGATACCCTTCTAGCCAGGCAACAGAGACAGGGGACAGAAAGCTACAGGGATAAATATTATACCGGGGAAGAACTGGACAGTATGGGGTTCTTTAATTCCATCTCCTCAAAATTGATCTTATATGATGCATTCTATAAGGAAACCGAAATTATACGGCCGGGGGTTGCCATGGACAGTCTTGGCCATGTCCCTACTGCATATAATCGCTGGCTCTACAATAAGGCAACAGATTTTAATGACTTTAAAAAAAATCCCGAGGTATTTCTTAATTATTTTATCAACAAGCTCCCTTTTATAATCTTCTTTTTCCTACCCCTTTTTGCCCTCTTCATCTGGCTCTTATATATAAGAAGGCCTTTTAATTATATGGAGCACCTCATCTTTACCTTTCACGTGCAAACCACCTTCTTTATTATCATAGGCATCTCCCTCATCTTTGATTATATACTGGATACCGACATGGTTTCCGGCCTTATGCTGGCAGCATTTTTATTCTACCTTTATAAAGCAATGAGAAGATTCTACCTACAGGGAGGATTTAAAACCATTGTTAAATTTATCCTTCTCAACTTTATATTTCTTATTTTAGCTTTCGTGGCAGCGATATTCTCATTTATCGCTTCATTTGCTATCTATTGA
- a CDS encoding type IX secretion system plug protein, with protein MKYFFAWALLLFSGIIVAQPKLDVPAPNYIKTIEFTGNSGITGNPVIALGETLTLKFDDIIGDEADYYYTVEHLNYDWTPSALVKSEYMDGLDNVRIFNYENSYNTLQPYTHYELTIPNRDTQRLKVTGNYILNVFNNAKELVFSRRFMVYQPIANVQTLIKRSRDLQFLNRKQVVNFTINSPDLLLRNPERTVKVLLMQNHNLKNAITNLEPQYSLGNELIYRYDQPTAFWGGNEFLKFDSKDVRAPTVQISRVELRDLYHHFLFTDRTRDSEPYTYNPDVNGQFVVRTLQGRNQDIEAEYIWTHFSLMNYEPLEGGELHLYGAFNNFELDESTRLNYNADTGLYENASLFKQGYYDYTYVLVHPNGSIDPGFINGNFEKTENEYQVLVYFRDLGARYDQIIGVGSANSINISH; from the coding sequence ATGAAATATTTTTTTGCCTGGGCTCTGCTCTTATTTTCCGGGATCATTGTTGCGCAGCCAAAATTGGATGTCCCTGCTCCCAATTATATAAAGACAATTGAGTTTACAGGAAATTCCGGGATCACCGGAAATCCCGTGATTGCCCTTGGAGAAACCCTCACCCTAAAGTTTGATGATATTATAGGAGATGAAGCAGACTATTATTACACCGTAGAGCATTTAAATTACGACTGGACCCCCTCTGCCCTTGTGAAATCTGAATATATGGACGGGCTGGACAACGTAAGGATCTTTAATTATGAGAATTCCTATAATACCCTGCAACCGTACACTCATTATGAATTGACAATTCCCAATAGGGATACCCAGCGTCTTAAGGTTACCGGAAATTATATTTTAAACGTCTTTAACAATGCAAAGGAACTTGTATTTTCAAGGCGTTTTATGGTGTACCAGCCCATTGCCAATGTCCAAACCCTCATCAAGCGGTCTCGTGACCTCCAGTTCCTGAACAGGAAACAGGTGGTTAATTTCACCATAAATTCACCGGATCTACTTCTTAGGAATCCTGAGAGAACAGTAAAGGTACTTTTAATGCAAAATCACAATTTAAAGAACGCCATAACCAATTTGGAACCTCAATACAGTCTTGGGAATGAACTCATCTACCGTTATGACCAGCCCACAGCTTTTTGGGGAGGAAATGAATTCCTGAAATTTGACAGTAAGGATGTGCGAGCCCCCACAGTTCAAATTAGCCGGGTAGAACTTAGGGACCTCTATCATCATTTTTTATTTACAGACAGGACCCGGGATAGCGAACCCTATACCTATAATCCCGATGTAAACGGCCAGTTTGTAGTGCGCACCCTGCAGGGGAGGAACCAGGATATTGAAGCAGAATATATCTGGACCCATTTTAGCCTTATGAATTATGAACCACTGGAAGGGGGAGAATTACATCTTTACGGAGCTTTTAACAACTTTGAACTGGATGAAAGCACCCGGCTTAATTATAATGCAGACACCGGGCTTTATGAAAACGCAAGCCTCTTCAAGCAGGGCTATTATGATTACACCTATGTACTCGTGCATCCAAATGGAAGTATAGACCCCGGGTTCATCAATGGAAATTTTGAAAAGACAGAAAATGAATACCAGGTTTTAGTTTATTTTAGAGACCTGGGAGCACGTTACGACCAGATCATTGGGGTGGGCAGCGCCAATTCCATCAACATATCTCATTAG
- a CDS encoding Na(+)-translocating NADH-quinone reductase subunit A: protein MSKDIRIKRGLSLRLKGEAEKQLVEAPRSKTYAIKPPDFHSVIPKMVVKEGAKLLAGDELFYSKYTDEVRFTAPVSGTLLEVKRAEKRRIVEIIIEADATDSYKDFGKLNAATADAESVKEKILKSGCGAFIKQRPYDIVADPKDTPKAIFISAVTTAPLAGDLGFIIKDKVAAFQEGIYALQKLTPGKVHLSVDKSSDQYLKDIKGVELHNVEGPHPAGNVGVQIHHIDPVNMGERVWTIGAEDVATIGNLFLTGYYVPERTVAVTGSEAQNRKYYKTIIGANSADIIGEVTANIRIISGDVLTGTKISNNQYLGFYPNTLSMIPEGNQYRMFGWLPFTYNNIHSNSRTSLSFLFSNKKFEPTTNLNGEERALVVTGEMEEVFPMEIFPMQLIKACMSGDIEKMENLGIYEVAPEDFALVDYTNTSKIEAQEIIRLGLDLMITEVG, encoded by the coding sequence ATGTCAAAAGACATTCGAATTAAAAGAGGATTATCTCTACGATTAAAAGGGGAGGCGGAAAAGCAACTTGTTGAGGCCCCAAGGTCAAAGACTTACGCCATCAAACCTCCGGACTTCCACTCAGTAATTCCCAAAATGGTTGTTAAAGAAGGAGCAAAACTCCTTGCCGGTGATGAGTTATTCTATTCCAAGTATACAGATGAGGTAAGGTTTACTGCTCCCGTGAGCGGTACTTTGCTGGAAGTAAAACGTGCTGAAAAGCGCCGTATTGTGGAAATCATTATCGAGGCAGATGCTACAGATTCTTATAAAGATTTTGGAAAGCTGAATGCCGCCACCGCCGATGCTGAATCTGTAAAGGAAAAGATCCTTAAAAGTGGTTGTGGTGCCTTTATTAAACAAAGGCCCTATGATATTGTTGCAGATCCTAAGGATACGCCAAAGGCGATTTTTATCTCTGCAGTAACAACTGCTCCTCTGGCGGGAGATCTTGGTTTCATTATCAAGGATAAAGTGGCTGCTTTCCAGGAAGGGATCTATGCGTTGCAAAAATTAACCCCAGGGAAGGTTCATCTTTCTGTAGACAAAAGTTCTGACCAGTATCTTAAGGATATTAAAGGAGTGGAATTACATAATGTAGAAGGACCACACCCGGCCGGTAATGTTGGGGTGCAAATTCATCATATAGACCCTGTTAATATGGGGGAGAGAGTTTGGACTATAGGAGCTGAAGATGTGGCTACAATAGGAAACCTCTTTCTTACAGGATATTATGTCCCGGAGCGCACTGTAGCCGTAACAGGTAGTGAAGCTCAAAACAGAAAATACTATAAGACCATTATTGGAGCCAATTCTGCTGACATTATTGGAGAGGTAACAGCTAACATCAGGATCATTTCCGGGGATGTGCTTACGGGGACTAAGATCTCTAATAACCAGTACCTTGGGTTCTACCCAAATACCCTTTCGATGATACCGGAAGGTAACCAGTACAGAATGTTTGGTTGGTTGCCATTTACATATAATAATATTCATTCCAATTCAAGAACCTCTTTGTCATTCTTGTTTTCCAATAAAAAGTTTGAACCTACAACCAATTTGAACGGGGAAGAACGTGCACTTGTAGTAACAGGAGAAATGGAAGAGGTGTTTCCAATGGAAATTTTCCCTATGCAGCTTATAAAAGCCTGTATGTCCGGAGATATTGAAAAAATGGAGAATTTAGGGATCTATGAAGTAGCTCCTGAGGATTTTGCATTGGTTGATTATACTAACACATCAAAGATAGAAGCTCAGGAGATCATTCGCTTAGGCCTTGATTTAATGATTACTGAAGTAGGTTAA
- the pruA gene encoding L-glutamate gamma-semialdehyde dehydrogenase, translating into MGKGFFQVPTAVNEPIKSYAPGTPEREEVLKTYKELWNSTVEVPLYIGSEEIKTGDTTTMHPPHDHQHNLGTFHKANKSHVEKAISTALEARTKWADLEWEQRAAIFLKAADLIAGPYRSKINAATMIGQSKNIFQAEIDSACELIDFLTFNVEYMAQIYEEQPESLPGTWNRLEYRPLEGFVYAITPFNFTAIAGNLPASAALMGNVVVWKPSDSQVYSAQVIMEIFKEAGLPDGVINMVMGDPVMITDTVLASRDFSGVHFTGSTDVFKGIWEKIGKNIHNYKTYPRIVGETGGKDFILAHPSARPKQVATAISRGAFEFQGQKCSAASRVYIPKSMWEEVKGYVVEDVNSFKMGSPEDMKNFITAVIHEGSFDKLASYIDQAKEDKDAEIVVGGDYDKSKGYFIQPTVILTTNPKYSTMCTELFGPVVTIYVYEDNQWEETLKLVDDSIYGLTGAILSQDRYAAAQATKALQNAAGNFYINDKPTGAVVGQQPFGGARASGTNDKAGSKLNLLRWVSPRVIKETFVTPTDYRYPFMGE; encoded by the coding sequence ATGGGAAAAGGATTTTTTCAAGTTCCTACGGCAGTGAATGAGCCTATTAAATCATACGCTCCCGGAACACCCGAAAGAGAAGAAGTATTAAAAACCTACAAAGAGCTATGGAACTCCACGGTAGAAGTTCCTTTATATATAGGATCTGAGGAAATTAAGACCGGGGACACCACGACCATGCACCCGCCTCATGACCACCAGCACAACCTGGGAACCTTTCATAAGGCCAACAAAAGCCATGTTGAAAAAGCGATCTCTACAGCTCTTGAAGCCCGCACCAAATGGGCAGATCTTGAATGGGAACAAAGAGCGGCTATATTTCTAAAGGCAGCCGATCTTATTGCCGGGCCTTACAGATCAAAGATCAATGCGGCCACAATGATTGGGCAGTCAAAGAATATTTTCCAGGCAGAGATCGATTCTGCCTGTGAGCTTATAGACTTCCTTACCTTTAATGTGGAATATATGGCCCAGATCTATGAAGAGCAGCCGGAATCACTACCGGGGACCTGGAACAGGCTGGAATACCGGCCACTTGAAGGATTCGTTTATGCCATCACTCCGTTCAATTTTACTGCCATCGCAGGAAACCTTCCTGCCAGTGCAGCTTTAATGGGCAATGTAGTGGTATGGAAGCCAAGTGACAGCCAGGTGTATTCTGCACAGGTCATTATGGAGATCTTCAAGGAAGCCGGGTTGCCAGATGGAGTGATTAACATGGTAATGGGAGATCCTGTGATGATCACCGATACTGTACTTGCCAGCCGGGACTTTAGCGGAGTGCATTTTACAGGAAGTACCGATGTCTTCAAAGGCATCTGGGAAAAAATTGGAAAGAATATCCATAATTACAAAACCTACCCTCGCATAGTTGGGGAAACAGGTGGAAAGGATTTCATCCTTGCCCACCCAAGCGCAAGGCCAAAGCAGGTGGCGACAGCCATTTCCAGGGGAGCTTTTGAATTCCAGGGACAGAAATGCAGTGCTGCATCCAGGGTTTACATTCCAAAAAGCATGTGGGAAGAAGTAAAAGGTTACGTGGTGGAAGATGTAAACTCATTTAAAATGGGATCACCGGAAGATATGAAGAACTTTATCACCGCCGTTATTCACGAAGGTTCATTTGACAAACTGGCTTCTTACATAGACCAGGCAAAAGAAGATAAGGATGCTGAAATAGTAGTGGGTGGAGATTATGATAAATCTAAAGGATATTTTATCCAACCAACGGTAATCTTAACCACCAATCCAAAATATAGCACAATGTGTACTGAATTATTTGGACCTGTAGTTACAATTTACGTTTACGAGGATAACCAGTGGGAAGAAACTCTCAAGCTGGTAGACGATAGTATTTATGGACTTACAGGAGCGATCCTTTCACAGGACCGGTATGCTGCCGCACAGGCAACAAAAGCCTTGCAGAACGCTGCCGGAAACTTCTATATCAATGACAAGCCTACCGGTGCGGTTGTAGGTCAGCAGCCATTTGGTGGTGCGAGAGCCAGCGGTACAAATGATAAGGCAGGATCCAAGCTTAATTTATTAAGATGGGTTTCGCCAAGAGTTATTAAGGAAACCTTTGTAACTCCTACAGATTACAGATATCCATTTATGGGAGAATAA
- a CDS encoding NRDE family protein: MCTVTLIPLKSGFVLTSNRDEAANRETIPPQVYRVEEVEMAFPKDKVAGGTWIGVSEHKRLICLLNGAFEDHIRELPYRKSRGVVVREMLATPNASMMLKDYLLENIEPFTLIMVDWKEELGFWELVWDGEKRHISKLPLKEHVWSSTPLYNAEMRDKRRSWFDKLKNSSALSPAEVWEFHHSGGEGDPETDLVMDRGFVKTQSITQIEKSGAGTILIYEDLSEKSIKRLKLEF, from the coding sequence TTGTGCACAGTAACCCTAATTCCGCTTAAATCCGGCTTTGTCCTCACTTCAAATCGGGATGAAGCTGCCAATAGAGAAACCATTCCTCCCCAGGTCTACCGGGTAGAGGAAGTGGAAATGGCTTTCCCAAAGGATAAAGTCGCAGGGGGAACCTGGATTGGGGTGAGTGAACATAAAAGGCTTATATGCCTCTTAAATGGGGCTTTTGAAGATCACATTAGAGAGCTGCCTTACCGCAAAAGCAGGGGAGTGGTTGTCAGGGAAATGCTGGCAACCCCCAATGCCTCTATGATGCTGAAGGATTACCTGCTCGAGAATATAGAACCGTTTACATTGATCATGGTAGACTGGAAAGAGGAACTTGGGTTTTGGGAATTGGTATGGGACGGTGAGAAAAGGCATATTTCCAAACTTCCACTTAAGGAGCATGTTTGGTCTTCCACTCCTTTATATAATGCTGAAATGAGGGACAAAAGAAGATCCTGGTTTGATAAGCTGAAAAATTCTTCAGCTTTATCTCCTGCTGAAGTCTGGGAGTTCCATCATTCAGGAGGGGAAGGGGATCCTGAAACAGATCTTGTTATGGACCGCGGCTTTGTGAAAACCCAGAGTATCACACAAATTGAGAAATCCGGTGCCGGCACAATACTCATCTACGAGGATCTTTCAGAAAAAAGTATAAAAAGACTAAAACTGGAATTTTAA
- the apaG gene encoding Co2+/Mg2+ efflux protein ApaG: protein MIQQVTSGIKISVETNFEGTFYKNYKIHFAFGYKITIENQSKDSVQLTSRFWSIKDALNNTEIVQGEGVIGQKPVLKPGESHTYNSGCLLTAPFGAMSGHYNMINFTTSKKFKVIIPSFKLSAPFALN from the coding sequence ATGATACAACAAGTTACCAGTGGTATAAAGATCTCTGTAGAAACAAATTTCGAAGGGACCTTTTATAAAAATTATAAGATACATTTTGCCTTTGGTTACAAGATCACTATCGAGAACCAGAGCAAGGATTCCGTGCAATTAACTTCACGTTTCTGGAGCATTAAGGATGCCCTGAATAATACAGAGATCGTACAGGGGGAAGGGGTTATTGGTCAAAAACCGGTTTTAAAACCCGGAGAGTCACATACATATAACAGCGGCTGCCTGCTTACCGCACCTTTTGGAGCAATGAGCGGTCATTATAATATGATCAACTTTACCACTTCAAAGAAATTCAAGGTGATCATTCCTTCTTTTAAATTAAGCGCCCCCTTTGCTTTAAATTAG
- a CDS encoding beta strand repeat-containing protein: MGKKLLSVSIFGLFFFLGVGSGFGQGCSVKPTAIISGATTICSGNSATLTITGTANAIVTYNDGSATTQTTLDSSGKRSITLNNITATTTINLVQAWMSTCTSKKEDLNSSAVITVTPNPIVTKPPDRTVCAGETVTAINFSGSSVSGTTYQWTNNNTAIGLAASGTGNIPAFSATNTTNASITANITVTPVANNCSGTPQTFSITVNPSATVTKPADKSFCAGENVPTINFSGSSISGTTYNWTNNNTAIGLGASGTGNISSFSASNNTNAPITANITVTPVANNCDGTPQTFSITVNPTATVTKPSVQTICNEETVSAINFSGSNVSGTSYQWTNDNTTIGLAGSGTGNIASFTGTNNTNAPITANITVTPVANNCDGTPQTFSITVNPTATVTKPSDQIVGNAGTVSAKDFTGSNVTGTTYKWSNDNTSIGLAASGTGNIESFNGTNNTNAPITANITVTPIANSCDGIPQTFSIIVNPTATVTKPSDQTVCNGAAVSAINFSGSNVTGTTYKWSNDNTAIGLAATGTGNIASFTGTNNSNAPITANITVTPIANNCDGTPQTFSITVNPTATVTKPSEQIVCNAGTVSAINFTGSNVTGTTYKWRNDNTAIGLAASGTGNISSFIGTNSNNTPITANITVTPVANNCDGTPQTFSITINPSTTVDAGAPQIICSNGTISLAGSITGGTTSGTWSAPSGTFSNANSLTTTYTPGITSGTVTLTLTSEDSDGAGPCTVVTDTVEITVFEKVEILQDPIDVTICSANRVEFTVDATGDGLTYQWFKRARDGAEIIPGATSEKLFFASVAYEDQGTYFVEVSGTSPCTKVVSEDAKLIVDLNIVVNTHPQSKEVCIGENVTLTVDANYQKWFS, translated from the coding sequence ATGGGAAAAAAATTACTTTCTGTATCCATTTTTGGACTTTTCTTTTTCCTTGGTGTGGGGAGTGGGTTTGGGCAGGGGTGCTCCGTGAAACCAACAGCCATTATTTCGGGCGCCACTACTATTTGTTCTGGTAATTCAGCGACATTAACAATTACAGGAACCGCAAATGCAATTGTAACATATAATGACGGTAGTGCAACCACTCAAACAACCTTAGACAGCTCAGGAAAGCGTTCAATTACTTTAAATAATATCACTGCTACCACTACTATAAATCTTGTTCAGGCTTGGATGAGTACATGTACAAGCAAAAAGGAAGACCTGAATAGTTCCGCTGTCATTACAGTAACTCCAAATCCAATCGTCACTAAACCTCCAGATCGAACAGTTTGTGCGGGAGAAACTGTTACAGCAATAAATTTCTCAGGAAGCAGCGTTTCTGGTACGACTTATCAATGGACCAATAATAATACAGCAATTGGACTTGCTGCAAGCGGTACCGGGAATATACCTGCCTTTTCTGCTACAAACACGACTAATGCATCAATTACAGCAAACATTACTGTTACCCCGGTCGCTAATAATTGCAGTGGAACTCCGCAGACCTTTAGCATTACGGTTAATCCAAGTGCTACGGTTACGAAACCCGCAGACAAATCCTTTTGTGCAGGAGAAAATGTTCCGACAATAAATTTCTCCGGAAGTAGTATTAGCGGGACGACTTATAATTGGACAAATAATAACACAGCTATTGGATTGGGAGCAAGTGGAACAGGAAATATTTCTTCCTTTTCAGCTTCAAACAATACCAATGCTCCCATAACTGCAAATATCACCGTTACCCCGGTAGCTAATAATTGTGATGGAACTCCGCAGACTTTCAGCATTACAGTCAATCCCACAGCAACAGTCACTAAACCTTCAGTTCAAACCATTTGTAATGAAGAAACCGTTTCCGCTATAAATTTCTCCGGAAGCAACGTTTCTGGAACATCTTATCAGTGGACTAATGACAATACGACAATAGGATTGGCTGGAAGTGGCACGGGAAATATTGCTTCTTTTACAGGAACAAACAATACTAATGCTCCAATAACTGCAAATATCACCGTTACCCCGGTAGCCAATAATTGCGATGGAACTCCGCAGACTTTTAGCATTACAGTCAATCCAACAGCAACAGTCACGAAGCCTTCAGATCAAATTGTGGGTAATGCAGGGACGGTATCAGCAAAAGATTTCACTGGAAGTAATGTAACAGGAACAACTTATAAATGGAGTAATGATAATACGTCTATAGGACTGGCTGCAAGTGGCACTGGAAATATTGAATCTTTTAATGGAACAAACAATACTAATGCTCCCATAACTGCAAATATCACCGTTACCCCGATAGCCAATAGTTGCGATGGAATTCCGCAGACTTTTAGCATTATAGTCAATCCAACAGCAACAGTCACGAAGCCTTCGGATCAAACAGTTTGTAATGGAGCAGCTGTTTCTGCTATAAACTTCTCCGGAAGTAACGTAACAGGAACAACTTATAAATGGAGTAATGACAATACGGCTATAGGACTTGCGGCAACTGGAACTGGGAATATTGCTTCCTTTACAGGAACAAACAATTCTAATGCTCCCATAACTGCAAATATCACCGTTACCCCGATAGCCAATAATTGCGATGGAACTCCGCAGACTTTCAGCATTACAGTCAATCCAACAGCAACGGTCACGAAGCCTTCAGAACAAATTGTGTGTAATGCAGGGACGGTATCAGCAATAAATTTTACCGGAAGTAATGTGACAGGAACAACTTATAAATGGAGAAATGACAATACGGCTATAGGATTGGCTGCAAGTGGTACTGGAAATATTTCTTCTTTTATAGGAACTAACAGCAATAATACTCCCATAACCGCAAATATCACTGTTACTCCGGTAGCTAATAATTGTGATGGAACTCCGCAGACTTTCAGCATAACGATTAATCCTTCGACTACAGTAGATGCCGGCGCCCCTCAAATAATTTGCTCCAACGGCACTATTTCTTTGGCTGGCTCTATAACCGGGGGAACTACCTCTGGTACCTGGAGTGCACCTTCGGGAACTTTCTCCAATGCAAACTCTTTAACTACTACCTATACTCCCGGCATCACCTCCGGAACAGTGACCCTAACTCTCACTTCTGAAGATTCTGATGGCGCAGGTCCTTGTACAGTTGTCACAGATACGGTAGAAATTACTGTATTTGAAAAAGTTGAAATACTGCAGGATCCAATTGATGTTACCATTTGCTCCGCTAACCGGGTTGAATTTACCGTTGATGCCACTGGTGATGGTTTGACATACCAATGGTTTAAACGTGCACGAGATGGAGCAGAAATTATTCCGGGAGCCACTTCAGAAAAATTATTTTTTGCAAGTGTAGCCTATGAAGATCAGGGAACTTATTTCGTAGAAGTAAGTGGTACGTCTCCTTGTACAAAGGTTGTATCAGAGGATGCAAAATTAATTGTTGACCTGAATATCGTTGTTAATACTCATCCCCAAAGTAAGGAAGTGTGTATAGGAGAGAATGTCACTCTTACAGTGGATGCTAATTACCAAAAATGGTTCTCCTAA
- a CDS encoding NADH:ubiquinone reductase (Na(+)-transporting) subunit B yields the protein MEWIRQRLDKFKEPFGKGQKLEKYAPAINALDTFLFTPNHTTQKGAHVRDAVDLKRTMITVVIALIPALIFGMWNGGYQYLSQIQTEVGFWEALGHGALKIVPMIAVSYAVGLGIEFLFAIKRGHEVNEGYLVTGLLIPMIMPIDIPLWMVAISVVFAVLIGKEAFGGTGMNILNPALTARAFAFFAYPTYMSGNQVWVSEATQVDAVTGETILGSLAAGEGAGYSTMDMFMGYIPGSIAETSTLMILLGALLLVLTKVGNWRIIVSAFIGAAIMALIFNALPSMGIEGNDLTNLPWYQHLVIGGLAFGIVFMATDPVSASQTLKGMWIYGFLIGLFAVMIRIFNPAYPEGIMLAILLMNVFAPVIDHYVIQASVKKRVKRKNESLNKQINTAV from the coding sequence ATGGAATGGATAAGACAACGATTAGATAAATTTAAAGAACCTTTTGGAAAGGGACAGAAACTTGAGAAGTATGCTCCTGCAATTAATGCATTGGATACTTTTCTTTTTACCCCTAACCATACTACACAAAAAGGAGCCCACGTAAGGGATGCCGTAGATCTTAAAAGAACCATGATCACCGTGGTGATCGCCCTTATTCCTGCGCTTATTTTTGGAATGTGGAATGGAGGTTACCAGTACCTTTCTCAAATCCAGACAGAAGTTGGATTTTGGGAAGCTTTGGGTCACGGAGCGCTAAAAATTGTGCCAATGATCGCTGTTTCCTATGCAGTGGGTCTGGGGATTGAATTTTTATTTGCTATTAAGCGAGGCCACGAGGTGAATGAGGGATACCTGGTTACAGGGTTATTGATCCCAATGATCATGCCTATAGATATCCCTCTATGGATGGTAGCTATATCTGTAGTATTTGCAGTGTTAATAGGAAAAGAAGCTTTTGGAGGAACCGGGATGAATATTTTAAACCCGGCATTAACTGCTCGTGCATTTGCCTTTTTTGCATATCCTACATATATGTCTGGAAACCAGGTTTGGGTAAGTGAAGCCACACAAGTGGATGCAGTGACCGGAGAAACTATACTTGGTAGCCTTGCAGCCGGGGAAGGCGCTGGCTACAGTACAATGGATATGTTTATGGGATATATTCCGGGCTCTATTGCAGAGACCTCCACTTTAATGATCCTTCTGGGAGCATTACTACTTGTTTTGACCAAGGTAGGGAACTGGAGAATAATTGTGAGTGCCTTTATAGGAGCGGCCATTATGGCATTGATCTTTAATGCTCTTCCTTCTATGGGAATTGAAGGAAATGACCTTACCAATCTACCCTGGTATCAACATCTTGTAATTGGTGGACTTGCATTTGGTATTGTTTTTATGGCTACAGATCCTGTATCTGCCTCCCAAACCTTAAAAGGAATGTGGATCTATGGATTCCTCATTGGATTGTTTGCAGTGATGATAAGGATTTTCAACCCTGCCTATCCGGAAGGAATTATGTTGGCCATTCTTTTAATGAACGTGTTTGCACCGGTGATAGATCATTATGTGATCCAGGCCAGCGTGAAGAAAAGGGTGAAGAGAAAAAATGAATCCCTGAACAAGCAAATTAATACAGCAGTTTAA